The region TTTGTTAGATCTGTTAAGGGTTCCAAGAAGTTAAGTTATGAAGAAGGAGTAATGTCACAGTGGTTGTACCTCTTACTCAAAGATGAGGTAGATGAACTGATCGTGTGTCAGCCACCTAAAAGTAATGGAGCCAAGAACGATTGGCTTGATGCTAGAGAAATAGCTGATTTGCTAAGAGTCAACAGATTGAAGTCGGTATTCCACTCAGATGATGTCTTGATGAATCTGCGAGTATTAATTTCAGGTTACGATGATTTGCTCCAGGAGATTGTCAGGACCAAGAACCGTTATAGTGCTCTTTATCGCGAAGCAGGCATTTCTATCAAAGATGGAGATATCTACGAGGATCAGGAGTTATTATTGCAGTTGAATCCTGAACAGCGACAGCTGGTAGGCAGCAGCTTGTATGAACAGATTCAGTTACTGGATCTGCATAAGCAAAAATATGTGAAGCAGCTTGTTCAGAACGTTCACAACTATAAGCCGGTGAAATTATTGAAAGGCATCCCCGGGCTTGGAACGATCCGAGCCAATCATGTTGTAGCAGTTATGGTTACCCCTTATCGCTTTGCCAGGAAAGGAAACTTGGTAGCCTATTCCAGACTGACTAAACATGGCCGCATGAGTGATGGCAAGCTCTATGGGAGAAGACGTTCACTGGGACAGCCCATATTGAAGGATGCCTTCAGAGGAGCAGCTCTGAGTTCACTCAATGGTAATAATGCTTTTCGTCGAGAGTATGATACACAGCGCGCCACAGGTAAAAATGATAAAGAAGCCAGAAATAAAATTGCCAAAATGGTAGCTGCCACAGTACTGGGTGTATGGAAGTCTGGTAAACCTTATGACGATAACTATTGGGAGGTGACACGGAAGAGAAATCAAAGTTGCTCTAGACATATGTGAGAATCTTTGAACTGAGAACGACTGGAAGCCAAGAATACCAGTCTGGATGATAGATCCATAGGTTCTAAGAGGAGGAGAGGTTTTTTTCGGTCATGATCCGGGTTGGCACCTGAGATCCCTGCGGAGACTAACCCTCCTCCACATATATCTCAATGTTGTAATGCTCCGGCGCTGATGTGAAAAACATCTGGATTATCTGGATAGCGGATGAGAGCTAAATAGAAGAATGAATGTGTCTCACAC is a window of Candidatus Neomarinimicrobiota bacterium DNA encoding:
- a CDS encoding transposase, whose protein sequence is MKYIGMDAHSKNSYFVVLSRNGRMLHRKKVETREDTILEFVRSVKGSKKLSYEEGVMSQWLYLLLKDEVDELIVCQPPKSNGAKNDWLDAREIADLLRVNRLKSVFHSDDVLMNLRVLISGYDDLLQEIVRTKNRYSALYREAGISIKDGDIYEDQELLLQLNPEQRQLVGSSLYEQIQLLDLHKQKYVKQLVQNVHNYKPVKLLKGIPGLGTIRANHVVAVMVTPYRFARKGNLVAYSRLTKHGRMSDGKLYGRRRSLGQPILKDAFRGAALSSLNGNNAFRREYDTQRATGKNDKEARNKIAKMVAATVLGVWKSGKPYDDNYWEVTRKRNQSCSRHM